The following proteins are co-located in the Toxotes jaculatrix isolate fToxJac2 chromosome 9, fToxJac2.pri, whole genome shotgun sequence genome:
- the LOC121187047 gene encoding extracellular calcium-sensing receptor, translated as MSDCVSVMLLFVLFMGAFGAEEDAVLCEMLGSPEFPVLSKDGDITIGGAFSIHSQISKPPLSFTGTPEPLACSRINFREFRFAQTMIFAIEEINNSSSLLPNISIGYKVFDSCGSTLPSTRTVMGLMNGEEKTLGKKCSGQSSVHAIIGASESSSTIVMLQISGIFQIPVISHFATCACLSNRKAYPSFFRTIPSDYYQSRALAKLVKHLGWTWVGAVRSDNDYGNNGMATFITAASQEGVCIEYSEAISRTDPTGQIARVVRVIRSGSARVLVAFLAQGEMDILLEEALNQNMTGLQWVGSESWITAGHLANMRYSAILAGSLGFTIRKTKIKGLKEFLLQVNPSQDPQNNVLREFWEATFGCSFQSSVHGQTQCSGSESLQDINNPFTDVSELRISNNVYKAVYAVAHAMHDMLKCGQSGEVVNQSCTWKDHLEPKEIVKHLQDVDFTLQSGERVYFDGNGDPAAAYELVNWQKNRAGDTVFVAVGSYDASLPNGKQFTMNGIKIIWAAESLKRPQSVCSDSCLPGFRQAVIKGKPICCFSCVACAAGEISNSNNSAECSRCPLEYWSNKDHSQCVPKVIEFLSYGETMGALLTFFSLFGASLTLVVSCVFFRFRHTPLVKASNSELSFLLLFSLTLCFLCALTFIGRPSEWSCMLRHTAFGITFALCMSCILAKTIAVVLAFKAKRPVNTIPQCSAPLQRTSVLSCTLLQVLVCVLWLTIAPPFPYKNTAHAAERIILECDLGSPVGFWAVLGYIGFLAVLCFILAFLARKLPDNFNEAKFITFSMLIFCAVWVTFIPAYVSSPGKFTVAVEIFAILASSFGLLFCIYAPKCYILLLKPERNTKKHMMGRNPSKSL; from the exons GATAAATTTCAGAGAATTTCGTTTTGCCCAAACAATGATTTTTGCCATTGAGGAGATTAACAATAGCAGCTCTCTACTGCCTAATATCTCAATTGGTTATAAGGTATTTGACAGCTGTGGTTCAACACTGCCGTCAACACGTACAGTGATGGGTCTGATGAATGGAGAGGAAAAGactttgggaaaaaaatgctctgGTCAGTCATCTGTTCACGCCATCATCGGAGCCTCTGAGTCCTCTTCCACTATCGTGATGCTGCAAATTTCAGGGATTTTCCAAATACCAGTG ATCAGCCACTTTGCCACATGTGCTTGTCTGAGTAACAGAAAGGCGTACCCCTCCTTCTTCAGAACCATCCCCAGTGACTACTACCAGAGCAGAGCCCTGGCAAAACTGGTGAAGCACCTTGGCTGGACGTGGGTTGGGGCTGTTAGAAGTGACAATGACTATGGCAACAATGGCATGGCGACATTTATCACAGCTGCAAGTCAGGAAGGCGTTTGTATTGAGTACTCAGAGGCCATATCAAGGACTGACCCCACTGGGCAGATTGCCAGGGTGGTCAGAGTGATCCGTAGTGGCAGTGCAAGAGTTTTAGTCGCCTTCCTCGCTCAGGGCGAGATGGACATTCTGCTTGAGGAAGCTCTGAACCAGAACATGACTGGGTTGCAGTGGGTGGGCAGTGAATCCTGGATTACAGCAGGTCATTTGGCCAATATGAGGTACTCTGCCATCTTGGCAGGGTCTCTGGGCTTCACCATtagaaagacaaagataaaaGGCTTGAAAGAGTTTCTGTTACAGGTTAACCCGAGTCAGGACCCTCAGAATAATGTGCTGAGAGAGTTCTGGGAGGCAACCTTTGGCTGCAGTTTCCAGTCCAGTGTGCATGGTCAGACCCAGTGCTCTGGCTCTGAGAGTTTACAGGACATTAACAATCCTTTCACAGATGTGTCAGAGCTAAGGATATCTAACAATGTCTATAAGGCTGTGTATGCTGTGGCTCATGCCATGCATGACATGTTAAAATGTGGACAAAGTGGTGAAGTGGTGAACCAGTCGTGTACATGGAAAGATCATTTAGAGCCAAAAGAG ATTGTGAAACATCTCCAAGACGTGGATTTCACTCTTCAGTCGGGAGAAAGAGTGTATTTCGATGGAAACGGAGACCCCGCAGCGGCCTATGAGCTGGTGAACTGGCAGAAAAACCGAGCAGGAGACACCGTGTTTGTGGCTGTAGGGAGCTATGATGCTTCGCTGCCAAATGGAAAACAGTTCACCATGAACGGAATAAAAATAATATGGGCCGCAGAATCCCTGAAG AGGCCGCAGTCTGTCTGCAGTGACAGTTGCCTGCCAGGTTTCCGGCAGGCCGTGATCAAAGGCAAACCCATCTGCTGTTTCTCCTGCGTCGCCTGTGCTGCTGGAGAGATCAGCAACTCCAACA ATTCTGCAGAGTGCTCACGGTGTCCACTGGAGTACTGGTCAAATAAAGATCACAGCCAGTGTGTTCCAAAGGTGATCGAGTTCCTATCTTATGGAGAAACAATGGGGGCCCTGCTCacttttttctcattatttgGAGCGAGTTTAACGCTAGTGGTGTCATGTGTTTTCTTTCGGTTTCGTCACACACCACTTGTCAAAGCCAGTaactctgagctgagcttcctgctgctcttctccttgactctgtgtttcctgtgtgctCTGACCTTCATCGGCCGGCCCTCTGAGTGGTCCTgcatgctgagacacacagcattcGGCATCACCTTTGCCTTGTGCATGTCTTGTATCTTGGCTAAAACCATTGCAGTGGTGCTCGCCTTTAAGGCTAAAAGGCCAGTAAACACCATTCCTCAGTGTTCTGCCCCGCTTCAGAGAACAAGTGTTCTCAGCTGTACTTTACTGCAGGTTTTAGTTTGTGTGCTGTGGTTAACTATTGCCCCACCATTCCCCTACAAAAACACAGCTCATGCCGCTGAAAGGATTATTCTAGAGTGTGACTTGGGTTCACCTGTAGGCTTCTGGGCGGTGTTGGGGTATATAGGATTTCTGGCTGTGCTGTGCTTCATCCTTGCTTTTCTGGCTCGAAAGCTGCCTGATAATTTCAATGAAGCTAAATTTATCACCTTCAGCATGTTGATATTCTGTGCAGTGTGGGTCACCTTTATCCCAGCTTATGTCAGCTCTCCTGGGAAGTTCACTGTGGCTGTGGAGATATTTGCTATCCTGGCCTCTAGCTTTGGGTTACTTTTCTGTATATATGCCCCAAAGTGTTATATTTTACTATTGAAACCGGAGAGGAATACTAAAAAGCACATGATGGGGAGAAACCCGTCAAAGTCACTATAA
- the LOC121187046 gene encoding extracellular calcium-sensing receptor-like, giving the protein MLLLADLLLISLLAVRGGKPVCQTYGTKELSQFSKEGDINIGGIFSFHQTPVSVNPALPVNPGTIQCEGLDPGELQYAYTMMFAIEEINNSSELLPGVTLGYRIFDSCPSIPLSIRASLNLMNRHETGEGSCNKLSNVHAVIGETTSTSTIGIARTMGPFHIPVISHSATCACLSNRRDYPSFFRTIPSDIYQSKALAKLVKHFGWAWVGAIRTNSDYGNGGMATFLEAAEKEGVCVEYSVAIYRTDPRKWFLEVVDIIKKSTSKVIVAFADGTDLDILIKELHAQNVTGLQWVGSEGWITYRYIASPVNYAVVQGAVGFAALNAHIPGLQEFLANSRPSTTPGDRGLVELWEMVFGCSLSPQAETHTQGSVAACTGKESLWDTNTRFTDVSDASLLNNVYKATYAVGYALHMLFTCKDGQGPFENSTCADRENVQPWQVLHYLTQVNFSTKIGENVFFDESGDPVARYALVNWQMDETGYIAFETIGYYDASRPEGQQFEMKAGVKAIWAGENPEVPRSVCSESCLPGTRRAFVKGKPICCFDCITCADGEFSNSTNAVKCDKCPPEYKSNEDRNSCDLKAIEFLTFRELMGILLVTFSVFGACLAMTVALIFFHYRQTPIVRANNSELSFLLLFSLTLCFLCSLTFIGRPSEWSCMLRHTAFGITFVLCLSCVLGKTIVVLMAFRATLPGSNVMKWFGPAQQRLSVLAFTLIQVLICILWLTINPPFPYKNMNHYKEKIILECALGSAVGFWAVLGYIGLLAMLCFVLAFLARKLPDNFNEAKFITFSMLIFCAVWITFIPAYVSSPGKFTVAVEIFAILASSYGLLFCIFLPKCYIILLKPEHNTKKHLMGKVIPGAL; this is encoded by the exons ATGCTGCTGTTAGCCGATCTGCTACTTATTTCCCTTCTGGCTGTCAGAGGAGGGAAACCTGTGTGTCAAACATATGGGACAAAAGAACTGTCTCAGTTTTCTAAGGAGGGAGACATCAACATTGGAGGCATTTTCTCCTTCCATCAGACCCCAGTCAGTGTCAATCCAGCTCTACCAGTCAACCCAGGAACAATCCAGTGTGAAGG ACTGGACCCAGGAGAGCTTCAGTACGCGTACACTATGATGTTTGCCATAGAGGAGATCAACAACagctcagagctgctgccagGAGTGACACTGGGCTACAGGATCTTTGACTCCTGCCCCAGTATTCCTTTGTCCATCAGGGCATCACTAAACCTGATGAACAGACATGAGACCGGGGAAGGCAGCTGTAACAAACTCTCCAATGTGCATGCTGTCATAGGGGAAACCACATCCACCTCGACAATAGGTATTGCACGCACCATGGGACCCTTCCATATACCGGTG ATCAGTCATTCAGCTACTTGTGCATGTCTTAGTAACAGAAGAGACTATCCTTCTTTCTTCAGAACCATACCTAGTGACATTTACCAAAGCAAAGCACTGGCAAAGCTGGTAAAACACTTTGGCTGGGCCTGGGTTGGGGCCATTAGAACTAACAGTGACTATGGGAATGGTGGCATGGCCACTTTCTTGGAAGCAGCTGAAAAGGAAGGCGTATGTGTTGAATACTCAGTGGCGATTTATAGGACTGACCCCAGGAAGTGGTTCTTAGAGGTGGTGGACATTATAAAGAAATCCACCTCCAAGGTAATAGTGGCATTTGCTGATGGCACAGACCTTGACATCCTTATCAAAGAGCTTCATGCTCAGAATGTGACGGGCCTGCAGTGGGTGGGCAGTGAGGGCTGGATCACTTATCGCTATATTGCCTCTCCAGTAAACTATGCTGTGGTCCAGGGGGCAGTGGGCTTCGCAGCACTCAATGCTCACATCCCTGGACTGCAGGAGTTCCTGGCTAACAGCAGGCCTTCCACCACGCCAGGGGACCGAGGACTGGTGGAGTTGTGGGAGATGGTGTTCGGCTGCTCCCTGTCTCCCCAAGCAGAGACTCACACCCAGGGTTCAGTGGCAGCCTGCACCGGGAAGGAGTCTCTGtgggacacaaacacacgcttCACAGATGTTTCAGATGCCAGTCTGCTGAATAATGTTTACAAGGCCACATACGCTGTAGGTTATGCACTGCACATGCTCTTTACTTGCAAAGACGGACAGGGGCCTTTTGAGAATAGCACTTGTGCTGATAGGGAAAATGTGCAACCATGGCAG gtgCTTCATTATCTGACCCAGGTCAATTTCTCTACCAAGATTGGTGAAAATGTATTCTTTGATGAGTCGGGCGACCCTGTGGCACGTTATGCACTCGTAAACTGGCAGATGGATGAGACGGGTTACATAGCCTTTGAGACCATTGGTTACTATGATGCCTCTCGGCCTGAGGGTCAGCAGTTTGAGATGAAAGCGGGTGTGAAAGCCATCTGGGCAGGCGAGAATCCCGAG GTGCCCAGGTCCGTTTGCAGTGAGAGCTGTTTACCTGGTACCCGCCGGGCTTTTGTTAAGGGAAAGCCtatctgctgctttgattgCATCACCTGTGCTGACGGAGAGTTCAGCAACAGTACAA ATGCAGTGAAATGTGACAAATGTCCCCCTGAGTACAAGTCCAACGAAGACAGGAACAGCTGTGACTTGAAAGCCATTGAGTTCCTCACCTTCAGGGAACTGATGGGTATACTGTTGGTCaccttttctgtgtttggtgCCTGCTTAGCGATGACTGTAGCCCTGATATTTTTCCACTACAGGCAGACTCCTATTGTCAGGGCCAAcaactctgagctgagcttcctgctgctcttctccttgactctgtgtttcctgtgttctCTGACCTTCATCGGCCGGCCCTCTGAGTGGTCCTgcatgctgagacacacagcattcGGCATCACCTTTGTCCTGtgtctctcttgtgttctgggGAAAACTATAGTGGTGTTAATGGCCTTCAGGGCCACACTTCCAGgcagtaatgtgatgaaatggtttggacctgcacagcagagactcagtgttCTGGCTTTCACTCTCATACAGGTTTTGATTTGTATACTTTGGCTGACAATCAATCCTCCTTTTCCCTACAAAAATATGAATCACTACAAAGAGAAGATCATACTTGAGTGTGCCTTAGGCTCAGCTGTAGGCTTCTGGGCTGTGTTAGGATACATAGGGCTCCTGGCTATGTTATGCTTTGTTCTTGCTTTTCTGGCTCGAAAGCTGCCTGATAATTTCAATGAAGCTAAATTTATCACCTTCAGCATGTTGATATTCTGTGCAGTGTGGATCACCTTTATCCCAGCTTATGTCAGCTCTCCTGGGAAGTTCACTGTGGCTGTGGAGATATTTGCTATTCTGGCTTCAAGTTACGGActgctgttttgtatttttttgccCAAGTGCTACATAATTTTATTAAAACCTGAACACAATACAAAGAAACATTTGATGGGTAAAGTGATCCCAGGAGCcctttga